The following proteins come from a genomic window of Vallitaleaceae bacterium 9-2:
- a CDS encoding ABC transporter permease has protein sequence MNTSFLVAAVIASTPLLLATLGELLTEKAGHLNLGVEGMMLLGAVAGFATGFYTNNPLLMLLGAGAAGGLGGLIFGFLTITLRANHTVSGLTLTIFGTGVSSFAGTTFIGQKMSSEFIDFFKPVPIPLLSKIPVIGPMFFQQDFFVYLALALAVFLGIYLYRTRYGINLIAIGENPGAADASGINVDLYKYVHVVAGGALCGLGGAYLATVDVPQWQEQITAGRGWIAIALVIFVSWSPYKAVFGALLFGGLSIVGFRLQHLNISQNLLDALPYLVTIFVLVISSFRQSKKNAPPKALGVPYFREER, from the coding sequence ATGAATACAAGTTTTTTAGTCGCGGCAGTCATTGCTTCGACACCACTTTTATTGGCAACATTAGGTGAACTACTTACAGAAAAAGCGGGACATCTTAATCTTGGTGTTGAGGGAATGATGCTTCTTGGAGCAGTGGCAGGATTTGCTACCGGATTTTATACTAATAATCCTTTACTTATGCTTTTAGGTGCTGGGGCAGCGGGTGGCTTAGGCGGCTTGATTTTTGGTTTTTTAACCATCACCCTAAGAGCAAATCATACAGTATCTGGCTTGACATTGACAATTTTTGGGACAGGCGTATCAAGTTTTGCCGGAACAACCTTTATCGGACAAAAGATGAGTAGTGAATTTATTGATTTTTTCAAACCGGTACCGATCCCTCTTTTAAGTAAAATACCTGTAATCGGACCGATGTTTTTTCAGCAAGATTTTTTTGTGTATTTAGCATTAGCGTTAGCCGTTTTTTTAGGAATCTATTTATATCGAACACGATATGGAATCAATTTGATTGCTATTGGTGAAAATCCGGGAGCTGCAGATGCATCCGGAATTAATGTTGACTTATATAAATATGTTCATGTTGTTGCTGGAGGAGCTTTATGTGGTCTGGGAGGAGCATATCTTGCAACCGTTGATGTTCCTCAATGGCAAGAGCAAATCACAGCAGGACGCGGTTGGATTGCTATTGCATTAGTTATTTTTGTGTCATGGAGTCCATATAAAGCGGTTTTTGGAGCGCTGCTATTTGGAGGATTAAGTATTGTAGGATTCCGCCTTCAACATTTGAATATTTCACAAAACTTATTAGACGCATTACCTTACCTGGTAACGATATTTGTTCTAGTGATTAGCTCGTTTAGACAATCTAAAAAAAATGCACCGCCTAAGGCACTAGGTGTTCCATATTTTAGAGAAGAACGTTAA
- the rpsA gene encoding 30S ribosomal protein S1: MEENKNETNNVVEETMDDYKDMIDSSMMKFSTGDVVEGEVIGVTDEEILMNFGYIADGVIPVNETFADAENPLSAQYQVGDKIKAEVIRKDDGDGNVLLSLKKAQQEIIWDQLQEIMEADKQVEATVVEVVKGGLVCKVLQTRGFMPGSMISTSYVQDLNEYSDKTFNVKVMELDREKNRVILSHKEIEKVELAKQQDELFATIKKGDAFKGTVKKNMNYGSFVNIGCVDGLVHINEMSWKNISHPSDVVKEGDVVNVTVVNVDYDKKKIGLSMKNAEDDPWNVSNESLKVGQSYEGKVKRVLDFGAFVEILPGVEGLVHISQISNEHINHPSDVLKEGDTVTVKVLGIDNKERKLRLSMKTDEQETVREEYVDVKEYQTEEQATTSLKNVFADILKDMK; the protein is encoded by the coding sequence ATGGAAGAAAACAAGAATGAAACAAACAATGTTGTCGAAGAGACAATGGATGATTACAAAGATATGATCGATTCATCAATGATGAAATTCTCCACAGGTGATGTTGTAGAGGGTGAAGTTATTGGTGTTACTGATGAAGAAATACTAATGAACTTTGGATATATTGCTGATGGGGTCATTCCAGTTAATGAAACGTTTGCTGACGCAGAGAATCCATTATCAGCTCAATATCAAGTTGGCGATAAGATCAAAGCGGAAGTCATCCGAAAAGATGATGGTGATGGGAATGTACTCTTATCATTAAAAAAAGCGCAACAAGAGATTATCTGGGACCAATTGCAAGAAATCATGGAAGCAGACAAGCAAGTTGAAGCAACAGTTGTTGAAGTAGTAAAAGGTGGTCTTGTATGTAAAGTATTACAAACAAGAGGATTTATGCCTGGGTCAATGATTTCAACATCCTATGTTCAAGATTTAAATGAATATAGTGACAAAACATTTAATGTAAAAGTTATGGAACTTGATCGTGAGAAAAATCGTGTGATTTTATCCCATAAAGAAATCGAAAAAGTTGAACTTGCAAAACAACAAGATGAATTGTTTGCAACGATTAAAAAAGGCGATGCGTTTAAAGGAACTGTCAAAAAGAATATGAATTACGGTTCTTTTGTGAACATTGGATGTGTAGACGGACTTGTGCATATTAATGAAATGAGTTGGAAAAACATCTCTCATCCTTCAGATGTTGTTAAAGAAGGTGATGTTGTTAACGTTACAGTTGTTAACGTAGATTATGATAAGAAAAAAATCGGTCTTTCGATGAAAAATGCAGAAGACGATCCTTGGAATGTATCTAATGAAAGTTTAAAAGTAGGTCAATCCTATGAAGGGAAAGTAAAAAGAGTCTTAGACTTTGGTGCTTTCGTAGAGATTTTACCAGGCGTAGAAGGACTTGTACACATTTCTCAAATCAGTAACGAGCACATTAATCATCCTTCAGATGTATTAAAAGAAGGCGATACTGTAACGGTAAAAGTACTTGGCATTGATAATAAAGAACGTAAATTACGTCTTAGCATGAAAACAGATGAACAAGAGACAGTACGTGAAGAGTATGTTGATGTTAAAGAATATCAAACAGAAGAGCAAGCAACAACGAGTTTAAAAAATGTCTTTGCTGATATATTAAAGGACATGAAATAG
- a CDS encoding ABC transporter permease yields MSMFLYLVKKNLMEILRDLKKNILLFSVPILIFSAIYTYVEVSEIEVEFVKPITIGVVVEDESPYSQMLVNDFQGQKNLSDFLQIIEGEPRNIQDQFENKAIDAMVVIPNGYVEALMRFEYLPMDIRIRNEDPLKAMVLYNGLRGYEAYISSVELGVTAFYDLMRDTLDEKTYWDYNDGLSVELIMTVLQRNQIYNDYVITNIPRTTSGTYYFLALLMTFIMYLSLFGAISLLRESKTMSYQRLMLTDVSVTTYLLAKSVTYVVGIAFLTSIWTNIFNLLMTSETINYSIEFILFIFSIIFVSVLASMCLTIFIKEEEVVLLFSGVFIFFTTILGGAIIPIHYMPEGLKNIGQWTPNFHMTRIALFLGLEYAYPAYIYIQCGIVLLGCILFYILIKHYKKFYMKGTL; encoded by the coding sequence ATGAGTATGTTTTTATATTTAGTTAAAAAAAACCTAATGGAAATCCTACGTGATCTTAAAAAAAATATATTGCTTTTCAGTGTTCCTATTCTTATATTTAGCGCAATCTATACCTATGTTGAAGTTAGTGAAATTGAAGTGGAGTTTGTAAAACCCATTACCATTGGCGTGGTTGTAGAAGATGAATCGCCCTATAGTCAAATGTTGGTTAATGACTTCCAAGGGCAAAAAAACTTATCGGATTTTCTGCAAATTATTGAAGGAGAACCCAGAAATATACAAGATCAATTTGAAAATAAGGCGATAGATGCAATGGTTGTTATTCCCAATGGATATGTGGAAGCATTAATGCGGTTTGAGTACTTGCCAATGGACATACGCATACGCAATGAGGATCCGTTAAAAGCGATGGTTCTATATAATGGATTAAGAGGTTATGAAGCATATATAAGCAGTGTCGAACTAGGAGTGACTGCTTTTTATGATTTGATGCGAGACACGCTGGATGAAAAGACTTACTGGGATTATAATGATGGATTGTCTGTTGAGCTTATCATGACGGTATTACAAAGAAATCAAATCTATAATGATTACGTAATCACCAATATACCTAGGACAACATCGGGAACGTATTATTTTCTAGCCCTTTTGATGACATTCATTATGTATTTATCCTTATTTGGAGCAATAAGTCTGTTAAGAGAGAGCAAAACCATGAGCTATCAACGACTGATGTTGACCGATGTATCTGTTACAACATACCTGTTAGCTAAGAGTGTGACCTATGTAGTAGGCATTGCTTTTTTAACAAGTATATGGACAAATATATTTAATCTATTGATGACATCCGAGACCATAAATTATAGTATTGAATTTATCCTTTTTATTTTTTCAATAATTTTTGTGTCTGTACTTGCGAGCATGTGTTTAACTATTTTTATAAAAGAAGAGGAAGTTGTGCTGCTGTTTTCGGGTGTGTTTATTTTTTTTACGACGATTTTAGGTGGGGCAATCATTCCTATTCATTACATGCCCGAAGGGTTAAAAAACATCGGACAATGGACACCTAATTTTCATATGACGCGTATCGCTTTATTTTTAGGCCTTGAATATGCATATCCTGCGTATATATATATTCAATGTGGGATTGTCCTTCTAGGATGTATTCTGTTTTATATCCTAATTAAGCATTACAAAAAATTCTATATGAAGGGGACGTTATGA
- a CDS encoding ABC transporter permease, with translation MRVFLSMLKLRCLLLLRSKAFWGVYVIIILSVGYMLINLYSQVDKGILIPIAIVDNDQTQLSRYIVQAVQSSSLLAVHEVTENEGFDMLENQTAESLFIIVQGAEEKIDAGDRQGIMDVYSLEGNYFSAMLSDIVAGEFLDEIAIRIASSYYYQAMEKEENVLLDEQIYNALYLHGQTLKQRQRTNYYLDIAFEGEGERRELSWYNQQLLLEKITTGIMYIFVAFFMLYAGMSILHDRESFIYFRFRMTGMKIFDMMLSEYCTMLISGLLAILPLSIISILYGSKVMHTLGVNVLYIIGTSSMLYLFLHLVHGTLYYLLTGSTLIITMGILSGSFFSIDTLGKQATYVARIFPVFYSIKAYFDEPFIKELLNYTVIYSVLTLGICYFLAKYGMILKHYRGVEK, from the coding sequence ATGAGAGTTTTTTTATCGATGTTAAAATTACGTTGTCTTTTGCTTTTACGGTCAAAAGCTTTTTGGGGAGTATATGTAATTATTATACTCAGTGTTGGATATATGTTGATAAACTTATATAGCCAAGTAGATAAAGGGATACTTATTCCGATTGCCATAGTTGACAATGATCAAACACAACTATCTAGGTATATTGTACAAGCAGTGCAAAGCAGTAGTCTATTGGCTGTACATGAAGTGACAGAAAATGAAGGGTTTGATATGCTAGAAAACCAAACGGCTGAATCGCTTTTTATTATTGTACAAGGTGCAGAGGAAAAAATAGATGCTGGCGATCGTCAGGGAATTATGGATGTCTACTCTCTTGAGGGAAATTACTTTTCGGCAATGCTTTCAGATATAGTGGCTGGAGAGTTTTTAGATGAGATAGCGATACGGATTGCGTCTTCGTATTATTATCAAGCGATGGAAAAAGAAGAAAATGTACTTCTTGATGAACAGATATATAATGCTCTATACCTACATGGGCAGACCCTAAAACAACGACAACGGACAAATTATTATTTGGATATAGCTTTTGAAGGCGAAGGAGAGCGACGGGAGCTTTCTTGGTATAATCAACAGCTTTTACTTGAAAAGATAACCACTGGGATTATGTATATTTTTGTAGCCTTCTTTATGCTATATGCAGGAATGTCTATATTACATGATCGAGAATCTTTTATTTATTTTCGGTTTCGGATGACAGGAATGAAGATATTTGATATGATGTTAAGTGAATACTGCACAATGCTAATTAGCGGTTTACTTGCCATACTTCCCTTATCAATTATCAGCATTTTATATGGTTCTAAGGTTATGCATACATTAGGCGTCAATGTGCTTTATATAATAGGGACAAGTAGTATGCTATATCTGTTTTTGCATTTGGTTCATGGAACATTATATTATTTGCTGACCGGATCGACATTGATTATTACGATGGGAATTTTAAGTGGAAGCTTTTTTTCCATTGATACACTGGGCAAGCAGGCAACATATGTTGCACGAATTTTTCCGGTATTTTACAGTATAAAAGCCTATTTTGATGAACCATTTATTAAAGAGTTATTGAATTATACGGTAATATATTCGGTATTAACATTGGGTATCTGTTATTTTTTAGCGAAGTATGGGATGATATTAAAACATTATAGAGGAGTCGAAAAATAG
- a CDS encoding TIGR01906 family membrane protein — MKMLKYSGFTILNIALFFVLLFSSVQVISTWDAYYRWHYHAHNIEVTTAMDEENFMDVTDKMMDYLMGKRNSLDMEATIDGQTQEVFGEREKAHMIDVKVLFQNGKFIRNISALALSVFILLSLIKWKKIFYEWIKSLKVFFITAFIIVVALGTLFYFNFSKYFIVFHELFFDNDLWLLDPKTDVLINMVPEIFFFQTTMLIVGLFVIMVIGTMILRKLLMNQMLKNWRA, encoded by the coding sequence ATGAAGATGCTAAAATATAGTGGGTTCACCATATTAAATATTGCGCTGTTTTTTGTGTTGTTGTTTTCTTCGGTTCAAGTGATTTCCACATGGGATGCATACTATCGATGGCACTATCATGCCCACAACATTGAAGTGACAACAGCCATGGATGAAGAAAACTTCATGGACGTGACCGATAAAATGATGGATTATTTAATGGGAAAAAGGAATTCGTTGGACATGGAAGCGACCATTGATGGACAGACACAAGAAGTATTTGGTGAGAGGGAAAAAGCCCATATGATTGATGTAAAGGTGCTTTTTCAAAACGGGAAATTTATTCGCAACATATCTGCGTTAGCATTAAGTGTATTTATCCTATTATCTTTGATTAAATGGAAAAAAATATTTTATGAATGGATTAAAAGTTTAAAAGTTTTTTTTATCACAGCATTTATAATCGTCGTGGCTTTAGGGACATTATTTTATTTTAACTTTAGCAAGTATTTTATTGTGTTTCATGAATTGTTTTTTGATAATGATTTATGGCTCTTAGATCCAAAGACAGATGTGCTTATTAATATGGTGCCGGAGATTTTCTTTTTTCAAACAACAATGTTAATCGTTGGTTTATTTGTTATAATGGTTATTGGAACAATGATTCTACGCAAATTACTAATGAACCAAATGCTCAAGAACTGGAGGGCATAA
- a CDS encoding DUF2953 domain-containing protein, with the protein MLATIGTILVFILKLIGIILLSILGLIIFVLLVILFVPFRYQAEGSFDEKIHIKVRFSWLLHLINGYFVQQDKESQVRVRIAFFQIFPKKPSKKKETVHTTSLPKAPVVKEQAAQAPEKKVVEKPSADIEIKEKEEQKKVIQKKVEPKKVEPKKVEPQKVEPKKNELKKNKPKKAKKEKAEDKPSAIDQIKEVWEFLQQDNNKGLLKHVLKYVGRLIRWIFPKKAYGNIEFGLDDPATTGYITGATSLIYIKTRGNFQFTPNFHEQVIKGSFKIKGRLYLYQPLYYIIRIIIDRRVRRMLKFLRNR; encoded by the coding sequence ATGCTGGCAACGATAGGAACGATTTTAGTTTTCATATTAAAATTGATTGGTATAATTCTCTTATCTATATTGGGACTTATAATATTTGTACTTTTGGTGATACTTTTTGTTCCGTTTAGATATCAAGCAGAAGGAAGCTTTGATGAAAAAATACATATCAAAGTCAGATTTTCTTGGCTACTGCACTTGATTAATGGTTACTTTGTTCAGCAGGATAAAGAGAGCCAGGTTCGGGTTCGTATTGCTTTTTTTCAAATCTTTCCAAAGAAACCTTCTAAAAAAAAGGAAACAGTCCACACGACCTCTCTTCCTAAGGCGCCCGTTGTAAAAGAACAGGCAGCCCAGGCGCCAGAAAAAAAAGTCGTGGAAAAGCCTTCGGCAGATATAGAGATAAAAGAAAAAGAAGAACAGAAAAAAGTTATACAAAAAAAGGTTGAACCCAAAAAGGTCGAACCCAAAAAGGTCGAACCCCAAAAAGTTGAACCCAAAAAGAATGAACTTAAAAAGAATAAACCCAAAAAGGCAAAAAAAGAAAAAGCAGAGGACAAGCCTTCAGCGATTGATCAAATAAAAGAAGTTTGGGAGTTTTTGCAACAAGACAATAACAAGGGATTGTTAAAGCATGTTTTAAAATATGTTGGTCGCTTGATTCGTTGGATTTTCCCCAAAAAAGCCTATGGCAATATCGAGTTTGGTTTAGATGATCCTGCGACAACGGGATATATCACAGGTGCAACTTCACTGATTTACATAAAAACTCGAGGAAATTTTCAGTTCACACCAAATTTTCATGAGCAAGTCATTAAAGGCTCATTCAAAATTAAAGGTAGACTCTATCTTTATCAGCCACTTTATTATATAATAAGAATAATCATTGATCGACGTGTAAGACGAATGCTAAAGTTCTTGAGAAACAGATAA
- a CDS encoding GerW family sporulation protein, producing the protein MDSNFKNNVDSLMTGMEGFINSKTVVGEPIHIDDTIILPLIDVSFGLGTGASEGKKADDPKAMGAGGLGAKITPSAVLVITNGQTRLVNVKKQDSLTKLIDLVPDIMDRFKAQDKEAKSIDNQEKKA; encoded by the coding sequence ATGGATTCAAACTTTAAAAACAATGTCGATTCCCTTATGACAGGCATGGAGGGATTTATTAATTCTAAAACAGTTGTTGGAGAACCGATTCACATTGATGATACAATCATATTACCCTTGATTGATGTGAGTTTTGGACTTGGAACAGGTGCATCTGAAGGAAAAAAAGCCGATGATCCTAAAGCAATGGGAGCAGGTGGTTTAGGAGCAAAGATAACTCCGAGTGCTGTATTGGTTATTACCAATGGGCAGACACGTTTAGTCAATGTGAAAAAACAAGATAGTTTGACAAAACTTATTGATTTGGTCCCAGATATTATGGATCGATTTAAGGCGCAAGATAAAGAAGCAAAATCTATAGATAACCAGGAGAAAAAAGCATGA
- a CDS encoding YbjQ family protein, protein MILVNTDFITGKEIETISIVKGSTIQSRHAGKDFMSGVKTLVGGELTAYNEMMNDARALATKRMVEEAEALGAEGIINIRYASSAIMQGAAEVIAYGTAVRFIYG, encoded by the coding sequence ATGATACTGGTGAATACCGACTTTATAACAGGAAAAGAGATTGAAACGATTAGTATTGTTAAAGGGTCAACGATTCAATCAAGGCACGCGGGTAAAGATTTTATGAGCGGTGTTAAAACATTAGTTGGTGGCGAATTGACTGCCTATAATGAAATGATGAATGATGCACGTGCCTTGGCAACTAAGAGAATGGTTGAAGAGGCGGAGGCCTTAGGGGCAGAAGGCATTATTAACATCCGCTATGCATCGAGCGCAATTATGCAAGGAGCAGCAGAAGTCATAGCTTATGGTACTGCTGTCAGGTTTATCTATGGATAA
- a CDS encoding XRE family transcriptional regulator: MDNLVQALAKNLKEIREQRGLSLDKLASMTKVSKSMLGQIERGESNPTLGTVWKIANGLHIGLTELIKEKQSEYVIIRKGDVSYFEEDMGKCQVFPYFTYEDGRPYEVYKVDMAPKGYIHAEPHPKGSIEIIVVHEGSVSIRVEEEEFILNEGDATRFLADVEHVYHNTGNTIARLGVVIYYGQ, from the coding sequence ATGGATAATCTTGTACAAGCTTTGGCCAAAAACCTTAAAGAGATAAGGGAACAGCGAGGGTTAAGCTTAGATAAACTTGCCTCGATGACCAAAGTCAGTAAGTCAATGCTCGGTCAGATTGAACGTGGAGAATCAAATCCAACCCTAGGCACAGTATGGAAAATTGCCAATGGGCTTCACATCGGATTAACGGAGCTTATTAAAGAAAAGCAAAGCGAATATGTTATCATTCGAAAAGGTGATGTGTCTTATTTTGAAGAAGATATGGGAAAATGTCAGGTGTTTCCATACTTTACCTATGAAGATGGACGACCCTATGAAGTGTATAAAGTGGATATGGCACCCAAAGGCTATATTCATGCAGAACCACATCCCAAAGGCAGTATTGAAATTATCGTGGTACATGAAGGGAGTGTGTCTATACGCGTTGAAGAAGAAGAGTTTATTCTCAATGAAGGTGATGCAACCCGTTTTTTGGCTGATGTAGAACATGTGTATCATAACACCGGTAATACAATAGCGCGACTAGGTGTTGTTATTTATTATGGACAATGA